The genomic segment GCAGCGAGGTCAAGCAGTTCGCTTAGGTGGGTCTGGGCTTCGGCATAGGGCCAGGGGGTGCGGTTTGAGGTCATGTGGGCCTCCCTTTGCGGCTGCGTGGCGCGAGTGAGCCGACAAGGATCGCCGGTTTCAGAGCGTCAACACGCGCAACTGCGGAAAGTCGGCGAAGTCTGCCGGGTTGAGCGTAAAAAGTCGGTGGGCGTGATGCTGAGCGTGCGCGCCGATCAGGAAGTCGGGCAGGACCGGGCGAATTCCAGCGGCTCCCCCCGCCCGGCGCCTTGCGTGGTAGTCGGCGTTCGCTCGTCCCGCCTCGACCCAGGCGTCCAAACTCATCTGAGGATCGAGGCGGATGCCGGTGCCGTTCAGAAAAGTGTCGATGGCGGCTCTGGTGGTATGGCGTCGGCCATGCAACTCGGCATAGACGACGCCGCAGATCACCAGAGGGCCTTGCCCGGCGTACTG from the Deinococcus planocerae genome contains:
- a CDS encoding type II toxin-antitoxin system VapC family toxin encodes the protein MICGVVYAELHGRRHTTRAAIDTFLNGTGIRLDPQMSLDAWVEAGRANADYHARRRAGGAAGIRPVLPDFLIGAHAQHHAHRLFTLNPADFADFPQLRVLTL